In Paraburkholderia aromaticivorans, a single window of DNA contains:
- a CDS encoding acyl-CoA dehydrogenase family protein, with protein MDLRYTAAEQGFRDEVRVFVEAKLPNDIRDKVLGHRRVEKDDYVRWHRILHAQGWGAPTWPNEFGGTGWNALQRLIFEIEAFRSGAPRLLPFGLTMIGPVLMKYASPEMQARFLPRIPTMEDFWCQGYSEPGAGSDLASLKTRAVRRGDKYIVTGQKTWTTMAHFADWMFCLVRTDTEAKPQEGISLLLIDMKSPGVTVRPIVTLDGGHDVNETWLEDVEVPVENLVGEENRGWTYAKYLLGHERTGIAGIGHCHRELRQLKHYATITPDGKGGRVIDDVRMRDKIARIEMDVMALEMLLLRVATQGAGKEPGPEASVVKIRGSEIQQDIAMLQQEVAGPHGWPYSPQWLEEGATQPVSGPDWASPAASTYFDMRKVSIYGGATEVQKNIIAKMILGF; from the coding sequence ATGGATTTGCGTTATACCGCGGCGGAGCAGGGATTCCGTGACGAAGTACGCGTATTCGTCGAGGCGAAGTTACCGAACGACATTCGGGACAAGGTGCTGGGCCACCGTCGCGTCGAAAAGGATGATTACGTGCGCTGGCACCGGATCCTGCACGCGCAGGGGTGGGGCGCGCCGACGTGGCCGAACGAATTCGGCGGCACGGGCTGGAACGCGCTGCAACGGTTGATTTTCGAAATTGAGGCGTTCAGGTCTGGCGCGCCGCGCCTGCTACCTTTCGGGCTGACAATGATCGGCCCCGTGCTGATGAAGTACGCGTCGCCGGAAATGCAGGCGCGCTTTCTGCCCCGCATTCCGACCATGGAAGATTTCTGGTGTCAGGGCTATTCGGAGCCTGGCGCCGGCAGCGACCTCGCGTCGCTGAAAACGCGCGCGGTTCGTCGCGGCGACAAGTACATCGTGACGGGTCAGAAGACCTGGACGACGATGGCGCACTTCGCCGACTGGATGTTCTGCCTCGTGCGCACGGATACGGAAGCGAAGCCGCAGGAAGGCATCTCCCTCTTGCTGATCGACATGAAGTCGCCCGGCGTGACGGTGCGCCCGATCGTGACGCTCGACGGCGGTCATGATGTCAACGAGACATGGCTCGAGGACGTCGAGGTGCCGGTGGAAAACCTGGTGGGCGAGGAAAACCGCGGCTGGACGTACGCGAAGTACCTGCTGGGTCATGAGCGGACCGGCATTGCGGGCATCGGCCACTGTCATCGCGAGTTGCGGCAGCTGAAGCACTACGCAACGATTACGCCGGACGGCAAAGGCGGCCGTGTGATCGACGACGTGCGCATGCGCGACAAGATTGCGCGCATCGAGATGGACGTCATGGCGCTCGAAATGCTCTTGCTGCGGGTCGCTACACAGGGCGCCGGCAAAGAACCGGGCCCGGAAGCGTCGGTCGTGAAGATCCGGGGCTCGGAGATTCAACAGGATATCGCGATGCTCCAGCAGGAAGTTGCCGGCCCGCACGGCTGGCCGTATTCGCCGCAGTGGCTGGAGGAGGGCGCAACGCAGCCGGTGAGCGGGCCGGACTGGGCCTCGCCCGCTGCATCGACTTACTTCGACATGCGTAAGGTATCGATCTATGGCGGCGCGACCGAAGTGCAGAAAAACATCATCGCCAAGATGATCCTCGGTTTCTAG